One genomic window of Candidatus Effluviviaceae Genus I sp. includes the following:
- a CDS encoding 2-oxoacid:acceptor oxidoreductase subunit alpha: MGRRKVIFLQGNEACALGALAAGVDLFAGYPITPSSEIAEFLSESLPLVGGRFIQMEDEIASMAAVIGASLGGAKAMTATSGPGFSLMQENIGFACIAEVPCVIVNVQRAGPSTGLPTQPAQMDVMQTRWGTHGDHSIIALSPTTVLECFTMTIECVSLAERYRTPVVLLMDEVVAHMRENASLLGPADCGMASRPRPAAGLADYCPFGASGDGVPPLAAFGGEYRFHVTGLTHDPHGFPTMVPREVDDNIRRIVSKVESRVDELASYEEFMLEDADVLLVAYGSTSRVAKASVRELRRAGVRAGLLRPRTIWPFSQKRLRELAPRLRLVVVPEMNLGQLVLEVERALCGAVPVRHVGRVDGNLFDPGEITAFALREAGR, from the coding sequence ATCGGGAGGAGGAAGGTGATCTTCCTCCAGGGGAACGAGGCCTGCGCGCTCGGCGCGCTCGCGGCGGGCGTGGACCTCTTCGCGGGCTACCCGATCACGCCGTCGTCGGAGATCGCGGAGTTCCTCTCGGAGAGCCTTCCGCTCGTCGGGGGGCGCTTCATCCAGATGGAGGACGAGATCGCGTCGATGGCCGCGGTCATCGGCGCGTCGCTCGGCGGCGCCAAGGCGATGACGGCAACGTCGGGGCCGGGCTTCTCCCTCATGCAAGAGAATATCGGCTTCGCGTGCATCGCGGAGGTCCCCTGCGTCATCGTCAACGTACAGCGCGCGGGGCCTTCGACGGGTCTCCCGACGCAGCCGGCGCAGATGGACGTGATGCAGACGCGGTGGGGGACGCACGGGGACCACTCGATCATCGCGCTCTCGCCGACGACGGTCCTCGAGTGCTTCACGATGACCATCGAGTGCGTGAGCCTCGCCGAGCGGTACCGCACTCCGGTCGTTCTGCTGATGGACGAGGTCGTGGCGCACATGCGGGAGAACGCGAGTCTGCTGGGGCCCGCGGACTGCGGCATGGCGTCCCGCCCGCGCCCCGCCGCCGGCCTCGCCGACTACTGTCCGTTCGGCGCGTCCGGCGACGGCGTGCCGCCCCTCGCGGCGTTCGGCGGGGAGTATCGCTTCCACGTGACCGGCCTCACGCACGACCCCCACGGTTTCCCGACGATGGTCCCGCGCGAGGTGGACGACAACATCCGTCGCATCGTGTCCAAGGTCGAGTCCCGCGTGGACGAGCTTGCGTCGTACGAGGAGTTCATGCTGGAGGACGCCGACGTCCTCTTGGTCGCGTACGGCTCGACCTCGCGCGTGGCGAAGGCCTCGGTGCGCGAGCTGCGCCGCGCCGGCGTGCGCGCGGGGCTCCTCCGCCCGAGGACCATCTGGCCGTTCTCGCAGAAGCGGCTCCGCGAGCTCGCCCCGCGGCTCCGGCTCGTGGTGGTTCCCGAGATGAACCTCGGGCAGCTCGTGCTCGAGGTCGAGCGGGCCCTCTGCGGGGCCGTGCCCGTGCGACACGTCGGGCGCGTCGACGGGAACCTCTTCGACCCGGGCGAGATCACGGCGTTCGCGCTCAGGGAGGCCGGACGATGA